From a single Cyclobacterium marinum DSM 745 genomic region:
- a CDS encoding T9SS type B sorting domain-containing protein gives MKSNHYKCIFNLFIKVIPLIGCLSFPMGSDAQSYNNNEWIFGYCEGGDNNYISFGKDGKANVESLSESITFGKANSAMAIDPISGEILFYTDGALVYNYLNDAMQGVVGELGGVETAKQSVAISALDYELDPNGAKDFYIFYISSDGLLQYSLVDMNDQGGAPANQPPAGAVSQGGIIGDAQGAILTVKSGSSPDYIISFDDGNLTAKRLEDQEGQFTDTDTLSLTSAPQTMMFDEERGILYIVSGIAGEDILSIPFDPDTGAFGTPETLPGTGGTEIITGLEVSPDGDFLYYAQGDDLMRFFISDEAIDPEIPESQIPSATAASMPLEAEIFKIYDVKVGPDGQLYYIYEEVEGGPQYVGRVTNPDEWTLIGLEIEELPFNGSDFCGTVFPQFSPNIDLGPTVDFTWQPEMPCMNTSIQLTSEVTPLNYRPVSFEWEILPPLTDENGEEIEMDLTVEHLLLPQEATAEEQVTVSLTVTYANGETGNVTKSIPLTENNLTAQFSPSDTTLCEPACIDLMPLIEAQSESEDGGQGGQQGGGLGGGTGGQGQSGQNYEYFWSNKRDEGWGPEAPNEVCEPGYYWVLVREQGSNCYAYAGIRIKIWDVEDQSNNIWYFGDGAGLDFNRDPDDPDAPTPRPIETPHPQDIPAGVTTVSDQTGQVLFYTDGQTVWDLNGDAMQNGEDIGGDNLSSSSVLAVPIATDETMYYLFTTQLGAGGENEVKYSLVDIKGDNPDGIGNVVTKDNLLFSPSTQHSAAFNSGDTIWVAFHEQGNNTFRLYPISDEGIGQPVLNSVGSNFDFGDGVGTMKFSNDGSKVAITFQVGGENKVEIFDFDQETGEMTTYAQLDMGAEGNIYGLEFSDDSNRIFVSYTDGGPGIEEYFIQGLEETDNSDPENPVTTVCPECFEDARSQEAIQSCILSSKEVIPDTQSLALGALQMGPDGQIYTAVVGSNQIGQVQVGSSCNPSTFTQSGVEAMPGTSNLGLPSFVQNSGSSIPDPALDGPDRLCLSNDIGALGEFEAGGEPDIDTYNWTIFNEEGEVVDEFLNGGEDLQELEYFFQEVGIYTVQLQVDRCGSPWEEVFRHEVEVVPSPVITLPDEISLCGEEISLVAVDPDDPRMDEYLFRWVNAAGVVVGNSNELLVTEESIYTVFVSYAIPEDYDEDEEYQTCPASQSVFVGPPFDFTIEQSSATVCYGDSVRFSPDTPVSGLWSIRLGTSGEYSEIGETQELSLNTTDLAGPGTYELLFQAADPLNSNCIVERTATLEVSGLPEFSVTEIEPSESCTVTSGSIIVEANAPLDSLVLEETNQIFTTVQENAQITFDGLAPGTYTFTGFIGSCENTLTAVVENNTPPEDVTFTVSTLPESCSDTGPQDGAIVIVFDGDPVSGEYTITNVATGEEAKATFSDQTSMNIVLPAGTYVVEVSNELGCVVPAPGTYEIDSGEEEISLSSPGFCGGVLTSEISLDNEISATDRIEWYRVVGATKNLIAGEENPVLIVRDPGTYEVRLLNEAGCLLGIEQITLNQSDALPPVLSPNYIICAASNDLVTLDVGSWDTYEWSKDGAVVSITPTFTPTVEGDYTLFVVDAEGCDYTIEFRITEVCEVNVTYPNAIRPGDPDRNFLIYTTGDIDMLSVLIYNRWGELIYFCEQENISENLSICAWDGMVDGRKVPSGTYPVIVKFTNEQQNINKVKRDAIVVIE, from the coding sequence GTAAGGCCAATTCGGCCATGGCAATAGATCCGATTTCCGGGGAAATACTATTCTATACGGATGGAGCTTTGGTTTACAATTATTTAAACGATGCCATGCAAGGGGTAGTAGGGGAATTGGGTGGTGTAGAAACAGCCAAACAATCCGTTGCCATATCCGCATTGGATTATGAACTTGACCCCAATGGAGCCAAAGATTTTTATATTTTTTATATCAGTTCAGATGGCCTGCTGCAGTACAGTTTAGTAGATATGAATGATCAGGGTGGGGCACCGGCCAACCAACCTCCGGCAGGGGCAGTAAGCCAAGGGGGGATCATAGGAGATGCTCAAGGTGCTATTTTAACTGTTAAATCAGGTAGTTCACCGGATTATATCATCAGTTTTGATGATGGGAATTTAACAGCAAAACGACTTGAAGACCAAGAGGGCCAGTTTACAGATACGGATACGTTGTCATTGACCTCAGCACCTCAAACCATGATGTTTGATGAAGAGAGGGGCATATTGTACATCGTTTCAGGCATAGCCGGAGAAGATATTTTATCCATTCCTTTCGATCCTGATACAGGGGCCTTTGGAACACCTGAAACTTTGCCTGGAACAGGAGGAACTGAAATAATTACAGGGCTGGAAGTGTCTCCGGATGGAGATTTCCTCTATTATGCGCAAGGTGATGACCTGATGAGGTTTTTTATCAGTGATGAAGCAATAGACCCGGAGATTCCCGAAAGTCAGATCCCTTCCGCTACCGCCGCCTCAATGCCTCTTGAAGCTGAAATATTCAAAATCTATGATGTTAAGGTAGGGCCTGACGGGCAACTTTATTATATATATGAAGAAGTTGAAGGAGGTCCTCAATATGTTGGCAGGGTTACCAATCCGGATGAATGGACTTTAATAGGATTGGAAATAGAAGAGCTTCCATTTAATGGAAGTGATTTTTGTGGAACAGTATTTCCTCAATTCTCACCCAATATTGATTTGGGGCCGACGGTTGATTTTACCTGGCAACCGGAAATGCCTTGTATGAATACTTCCATTCAATTGACGAGTGAGGTGACACCTTTGAATTACCGTCCTGTAAGTTTTGAGTGGGAGATTTTACCCCCACTTACTGATGAGAATGGTGAAGAGATTGAGATGGACCTGACTGTTGAACATTTGTTATTGCCCCAAGAGGCAACAGCTGAAGAGCAAGTGACTGTAAGTTTAACTGTTACCTATGCCAATGGTGAAACAGGGAATGTCACCAAGAGTATTCCGTTGACAGAAAACAATTTAACAGCTCAATTTAGCCCTTCTGACACTACCTTATGTGAGCCGGCTTGTATTGATTTAATGCCACTCATTGAAGCGCAGAGTGAAAGTGAGGATGGTGGACAAGGAGGGCAGCAAGGAGGAGGATTAGGTGGAGGAACAGGAGGCCAAGGGCAAAGTGGGCAGAATTACGAATATTTTTGGTCCAATAAGAGAGATGAAGGCTGGGGGCCGGAAGCGCCGAATGAAGTTTGTGAACCGGGATATTATTGGGTATTGGTTAGAGAGCAAGGATCCAATTGTTATGCTTATGCAGGGATTAGGATCAAAATATGGGATGTAGAAGATCAGAGCAATAATATTTGGTACTTTGGTGATGGTGCAGGTTTGGATTTTAATAGAGACCCTGATGACCCGGATGCCCCTACACCTCGTCCTATAGAAACTCCACACCCACAAGATATCCCTGCAGGAGTTACCACGGTATCAGACCAAACTGGGCAGGTTTTGTTTTACACAGATGGACAGACTGTTTGGGACTTAAATGGTGATGCAATGCAAAATGGGGAAGACATAGGAGGTGATAACCTGTCGAGTAGCAGTGTCTTGGCCGTGCCAATCGCAACAGATGAGACCATGTATTACTTATTTACTACCCAATTAGGGGCAGGAGGAGAGAATGAGGTGAAGTACTCACTCGTAGATATAAAAGGGGATAACCCCGATGGGATAGGGAATGTAGTTACAAAAGACAATCTATTGTTTAGCCCCAGTACCCAACATTCAGCTGCGTTTAATTCAGGAGATACCATTTGGGTGGCTTTCCATGAACAAGGAAACAACACCTTCAGGTTGTACCCTATCAGCGATGAAGGGATAGGTCAGCCCGTGTTGAACTCGGTAGGGAGTAATTTTGATTTTGGAGATGGAGTGGGAACCATGAAATTTTCAAATGATGGCAGCAAAGTGGCCATTACTTTTCAAGTCGGAGGGGAGAATAAAGTTGAAATCTTTGATTTTGATCAGGAAACCGGAGAAATGACCACCTATGCTCAGTTGGATATGGGCGCCGAAGGGAATATATATGGGTTAGAGTTTTCGGATGATTCAAATAGAATTTTTGTGTCTTATACCGATGGCGGGCCCGGAATTGAAGAGTATTTTATACAGGGACTTGAGGAAACCGATAATAGTGATCCGGAAAACCCGGTGACAACGGTGTGTCCTGAATGCTTTGAAGACGCTAGAAGTCAAGAAGCGATTCAAAGCTGCATACTGTCAAGTAAAGAAGTAATTCCTGATACCCAAAGTCTTGCTTTGGGTGCCCTTCAAATGGGACCTGATGGGCAAATCTATACCGCGGTTGTGGGGTCAAATCAGATCGGCCAAGTGCAAGTAGGGAGTAGTTGTAATCCATCCACTTTTACACAATCGGGAGTAGAGGCCATGCCCGGTACCAGCAATTTAGGTTTGCCTTCATTTGTGCAAAATTCTGGCAGTTCAATTCCTGACCCTGCACTTGATGGTCCGGATAGGCTATGTTTGAGCAATGATATTGGTGCCTTAGGAGAATTTGAAGCAGGAGGAGAACCCGATATTGATACCTACAATTGGACCATATTCAATGAGGAAGGAGAGGTTGTGGATGAATTTTTAAATGGCGGAGAGGACCTACAAGAATTAGAGTATTTCTTTCAGGAAGTGGGTATTTACACCGTTCAGTTACAGGTAGACAGGTGTGGTAGCCCTTGGGAAGAAGTGTTCAGACATGAGGTTGAGGTGGTTCCTTCTCCGGTAATTACCTTACCTGATGAGATATCACTTTGTGGAGAGGAGATATCATTGGTGGCTGTAGACCCAGATGATCCTAGAATGGATGAATATTTGTTTAGATGGGTAAATGCAGCAGGAGTAGTGGTTGGCAATAGCAATGAGTTACTTGTAACTGAAGAGAGCATTTACACTGTTTTTGTATCTTATGCCATACCAGAAGACTATGATGAGGATGAGGAGTACCAAACTTGTCCTGCTAGTCAGTCTGTTTTTGTTGGTCCACCCTTTGATTTTACAATTGAGCAATCTTCAGCAACAGTTTGTTATGGAGATTCTGTCCGTTTTTCTCCCGACACACCGGTATCCGGGCTTTGGTCAATTCGTTTGGGAACCAGTGGTGAATATTCTGAAATTGGAGAAACTCAGGAATTAAGTTTGAATACCACTGACCTTGCCGGGCCGGGAACTTATGAGTTATTATTCCAAGCAGCTGATCCGCTAAATAGCAATTGCATAGTTGAGAGAACAGCCACTTTAGAAGTAAGCGGGTTACCAGAATTTTCGGTGACAGAAATAGAACCTTCAGAAAGCTGTACGGTGACCAGCGGAAGCATAATAGTGGAGGCGAATGCTCCATTGGATAGTTTGGTTTTGGAAGAAACAAATCAAATTTTCACAACAGTTCAAGAAAATGCCCAAATAACTTTTGATGGCTTGGCACCCGGAACTTACACCTTTACAGGCTTTATTGGGTCCTGTGAAAATACACTTACTGCCGTTGTGGAAAACAATACCCCGCCGGAGGATGTGACTTTCACTGTTTCAACCTTGCCCGAATCATGTAGTGATACCGGGCCTCAGGATGGTGCCATTGTTATAGTTTTTGATGGAGACCCTGTTTCCGGGGAATACACCATAACTAATGTGGCCACTGGAGAAGAAGCCAAGGCTACTTTTTCAGATCAGACCAGTATGAATATAGTGCTTCCGGCCGGGACCTACGTTGTGGAAGTATCCAATGAATTGGGTTGTGTGGTTCCTGCTCCGGGTACTTATGAAATAGATTCAGGTGAAGAAGAGATTTCGCTGAGTAGCCCCGGATTCTGTGGAGGTGTCCTTACCTCGGAAATTTCCTTGGACAATGAAATTTCTGCTACAGATAGAATTGAGTGGTACAGGGTGGTAGGTGCTACCAAGAATTTGATTGCAGGTGAAGAAAACCCTGTATTAATAGTACGAGACCCTGGAACTTATGAGGTTCGGCTGTTGAATGAGGCAGGTTGTTTATTAGGAATTGAGCAAATTACCCTCAATCAATCGGATGCTCTTCCTCCGGTATTGTCTCCAAATTATATTATTTGCGCTGCATCAAATGATTTGGTTACTCTCGATGTCGGGTCGTGGGACACTTACGAATGGAGCAAGGATGGTGCTGTGGTAAGTATCACACCAACTTTTACACCTACAGTAGAGGGAGACTATACATTGTTTGTAGTTGATGCGGAAGGGTGTGATTACACGATTGAATTTAGGATTACAGAAGTTTGCGAAGTGAATGTGACCTATCCTAATGCCATAAGGCCAGGTGATCCGGACAGGAATTTCTTGATTTATACGACCGGGGACATTGACATGCTTTCTGTTTTGATTTACAATCGGTGGGGTGAATTGATTTATTTCTGCGAACAAGAAAATATTTCAGAAAACCTTTCTATTTGTGCTTGGGATGGCATGGTGGATGGTAGAAAGGTGCCTTCGGGAACATATCCGGTAATTGTGAAGTTTACCAATGAACAACAAAATATAAACAAAGTAAAAAGAGACGCAATTGTCGTAATTGAATAG
- the yaaA gene encoding peroxide stress protein YaaA has product MIVLISPAKTLDYSSTNISIKSQPEFKKEIGELVSIMKKKSGKSIQDLMGVSENLAELNVDRYRQFSDVFNEENSKQALLAFKGDVYTHIDVDSFSTEDFSFAQVHLRILSGLYGLLRPMDMIQPYRLEMGIKLKNKRGKNLYEFWGDKITKELNELAGEQPVINLASKEYFKAVKKKSLKSQLVSPIFKEYKNGSYKNIGIFSKQARGLMTDFIIKNKIEDPEMLKTFNEGKYEYSESKSSSDEWVFIR; this is encoded by the coding sequence ATGATAGTATTGATTTCCCCAGCCAAAACCCTTGACTACAGTTCCACAAATATTTCTATTAAAAGCCAACCTGAGTTTAAAAAAGAAATTGGGGAACTGGTTTCTATCATGAAAAAAAAGTCAGGTAAATCGATTCAGGATTTGATGGGGGTAAGTGAAAATTTGGCTGAATTAAATGTAGACCGTTATCGGCAGTTTTCAGATGTTTTCAATGAAGAAAATTCTAAGCAGGCTCTTTTAGCTTTCAAAGGAGATGTGTATACCCATATCGATGTAGATTCTTTTTCTACCGAAGATTTTTCCTTTGCACAGGTACATTTAAGAATTTTATCAGGGCTATACGGGCTTTTGAGGCCCATGGACATGATTCAGCCTTATAGGTTAGAAATGGGGATAAAATTAAAGAATAAACGAGGTAAGAACCTCTATGAATTTTGGGGGGATAAAATTACCAAAGAACTTAATGAACTTGCGGGTGAGCAACCTGTCATTAACCTGGCCTCCAAGGAATACTTTAAAGCAGTGAAAAAGAAATCCTTAAAATCTCAGCTTGTAAGTCCCATATTTAAGGAATATAAAAACGGCTCTTACAAAAATATTGGTATTTTTTCCAAACAAGCGAGAGGCCTAATGACAGATTTTATCATTAAAAATAAAATAGAAGACCCTGAAATGCTAAAAACCTTTAATGAAGGGAAATATGAGTATTCAGAAAGCAAAAGTAGTTCCGATGAATGGGTATTTATTAGGTAA
- the wecB gene encoding non-hydrolyzing UDP-N-acetylglucosamine 2-epimerase: protein MISIDLIAGARPNFMKISPIIDAITAAAGEGKAITFRLIHTGQHYDKNMSGSFFEQLGIPEPDVNLGAGGGTQAEQTAAIMIGYEKLLMEGEKPDLCLVVGDVTSTMACTITAQKLHVKVAHVEAGIRSGDWSMPEEINRMVTDSITNFFFTTSEVANESLRKSGVEDERIFYVGNTMIDTLLKHRPRFQKPEVWDKIGLEKGKYIVMTLHRPANVDQEEKLKELIQEIIDHSGGLPLVFPVHPRTKKMLQNLGISHERLHMIDPLGYLEFNYLVESAKAVVTDSGGITEETTVMGIPCMTLRDNTERPETITEGTNELLGTDPQAIKPAMEKLFSDNWKTGKVPYLWDGKTAKRIVEVLLQKLG, encoded by the coding sequence ATGATAAGCATAGACTTGATTGCAGGGGCACGCCCTAATTTTATGAAAATTTCTCCAATAATAGATGCGATTACTGCAGCTGCAGGAGAAGGGAAGGCAATTACTTTTAGACTGATTCACACAGGCCAACATTACGACAAAAACATGTCCGGAAGCTTTTTTGAACAGTTGGGGATTCCTGAACCGGATGTAAATCTTGGTGCAGGTGGTGGTACTCAAGCTGAGCAAACTGCAGCCATTATGATTGGTTATGAAAAATTGCTGATGGAAGGTGAAAAACCGGATCTTTGCCTGGTGGTAGGAGATGTTACCTCTACAATGGCCTGCACGATTACAGCTCAAAAACTTCATGTAAAAGTAGCGCATGTGGAGGCAGGAATAAGGTCTGGAGATTGGTCCATGCCCGAAGAGATTAACCGTATGGTTACAGATAGTATCACAAATTTCTTTTTCACTACCTCTGAAGTAGCGAATGAAAGCCTAAGGAAATCCGGAGTTGAGGATGAGCGCATTTTTTATGTGGGTAATACCATGATCGATACTTTACTTAAGCATAGACCTAGGTTTCAAAAACCGGAAGTTTGGGATAAAATTGGCTTGGAAAAAGGGAAATACATTGTGATGACTTTACATAGACCTGCAAATGTAGACCAAGAAGAAAAACTTAAAGAATTGATTCAAGAAATCATTGACCATTCAGGAGGCTTACCATTAGTTTTTCCAGTTCATCCCAGAACCAAGAAAATGCTTCAAAATTTAGGGATATCCCATGAAAGGCTGCATATGATTGATCCTCTAGGCTACTTAGAGTTTAATTACCTTGTAGAAAGTGCCAAGGCCGTGGTTACCGATTCAGGAGGGATCACGGAAGAAACCACAGTTATGGGAATCCCTTGCATGACTTTGAGGGACAATACCGAGCGTCCTGAAACCATTACTGAAGGTACCAATGAATTGCTTGGTACAGATCCACAAGCCATTAAACCGGCCATGGAAAAATTGTTTTCAGACAACTGGAAAACAGGAAAAGTGCCTTATTTATGGGATGGTAAAACCGCAAAAAGGATAGTTGAGGTATTGCTTCAAAAATTAGGTTAA